A genome region from Bifidobacterium coryneforme includes the following:
- a CDS encoding carbohydrate ABC transporter permease: MSTRNGNYGAAAGRKIQTSHTLAYVLLAICLVYFLFPVWWLIVAATKSNAGLFSGAHGAMWFDRDFSLWSNIRQLTTYEGGIYWHWLVNSFLYAIVGGIGATAISVMAGYGFAKFRFRGRNLYFSIVLGALMIPTTALVIPTFILMSQFGMTDTIWAVILPSLLSPFGTYLMRVYCMQSLPDEMMEAARVDGAGELRTFFQVSLPIMTPAITTVFLLSVVGCWNNFFLPSVVLSDTKLFPITVGLTQWQVKSNAGAGSEQVWNLITSGALVSVIPLILAFLFLQRYWVGGLTAGSVKA; this comes from the coding sequence ATGTCGACTCGAAACGGTAATTACGGTGCTGCGGCCGGTAGGAAAATACAGACATCGCATACCCTGGCCTATGTTCTGTTGGCCATCTGCCTGGTGTATTTCCTCTTCCCTGTCTGGTGGCTGATCGTTGCCGCAACGAAGAGTAATGCCGGCCTCTTCTCCGGAGCCCACGGTGCCATGTGGTTCGACCGTGATTTCTCGCTTTGGAGCAACATTCGTCAGTTGACCACCTATGAGGGTGGCATTTACTGGCACTGGCTCGTCAACTCGTTCCTGTACGCGATCGTCGGTGGAATCGGCGCCACAGCCATCTCCGTGATGGCAGGATATGGATTCGCCAAATTCAGGTTCAGAGGTCGGAACCTGTACTTCAGCATAGTGCTGGGCGCTCTGATGATTCCCACCACGGCCCTGGTCATTCCGACCTTCATCCTTATGTCTCAATTCGGTATGACGGATACCATCTGGGCGGTGATACTGCCCTCCCTGCTTTCGCCCTTCGGCACTTATCTGATGCGGGTGTACTGCATGCAATCACTGCCCGACGAGATGATGGAGGCTGCTCGCGTAGACGGAGCCGGTGAATTGAGGACCTTCTTCCAGGTATCCCTTCCGATCATGACCCCCGCCATCACCACGGTCTTTCTCCTGTCCGTGGTCGGATGCTGGAACAACTTCTTCCTTCCTTCTGTGGTCCTATCGGATACCAAGTTGTTCCCCATCACCGTCGGTCTAACGCAGTGGCAGGTGAAATCGAATGCTGGCGCAGGGTCCGAGCAGGTGTGGAATCTGATAACTTCGGGGGCGCTGGTCTCGGTCATTCCCCTGATTCTGGCCTTCCTTTTCCTGCAGCGATACTGGGTGGGCGGCCTTACGGCGGGATCGGTCAAGGCCTAG
- a CDS encoding ABC transporter substrate-binding protein, with amino-acid sequence MRIASACVACLALLWTGACGSSGSSAGGADKEQTVHSDAKANDNAKCQNTIKKPGVEKVTVWAWYPSMEKMVDRFNEVHDDVQVCWTRAGSGQTQYQKITTAIKAKSGLADVVQIEYDVLGQYVSGVENHLVDLSRFGAGKIKSEYTPGSWNSVSLGGGRSVYAIPVDQGPFVMIYRKDIFDKYEVKVPTTWDEYEQAGKELREKGFTGHIGNYEPSGNGSNVTLMAQAGGKVYHYSASAPDKVGIDFTSKPAQKVMGYWQRLSKEGVVTTDDAYTAEWYKKIVDGSWATAVCASWLVGSLRGVSGADTTADWKVAPAPVWDSTTPTVNFGGSSLAVTDQAKHTEMAAKVAMELFKDDQVQHTAITDSGLFPTWTGVLNSQSFKDMTDPFYGDQKINEVIAPVALGYKGYEFLPFQPYAYDEQTKTFTKIVRDGADISASLGTLNKNLTMHVSKGSRLSE; translated from the coding sequence ATGAGGATTGCTTCAGCTTGTGTAGCGTGTCTGGCCCTACTGTGGACCGGGGCCTGTGGCTCATCGGGTTCGTCGGCAGGTGGCGCTGATAAGGAGCAGACGGTTCACAGCGACGCCAAAGCGAACGACAATGCCAAATGCCAGAACACCATCAAAAAGCCGGGTGTGGAGAAGGTGACGGTCTGGGCCTGGTATCCGTCCATGGAGAAAATGGTGGACAGGTTCAATGAGGTGCATGATGACGTTCAGGTCTGCTGGACGCGTGCAGGTTCAGGGCAGACGCAGTACCAGAAAATCACGACCGCGATAAAGGCCAAGTCCGGGCTGGCCGATGTGGTTCAGATTGAGTATGACGTTCTGGGGCAATATGTTTCCGGCGTCGAAAACCACCTGGTGGACCTTTCCCGCTTTGGTGCAGGAAAGATAAAGAGCGAATATACGCCCGGATCCTGGAACTCTGTGAGCCTGGGCGGCGGCCGGTCCGTGTACGCCATTCCCGTCGATCAGGGGCCGTTCGTCATGATCTACAGGAAGGATATATTCGACAAGTACGAGGTGAAGGTACCCACGACCTGGGATGAGTATGAGCAGGCCGGCAAGGAGCTGCGTGAGAAAGGCTTCACCGGGCATATCGGGAATTATGAACCCAGCGGCAACGGATCCAATGTGACCCTGATGGCCCAGGCCGGTGGCAAGGTGTACCACTATTCGGCCTCTGCACCCGACAAGGTCGGGATCGATTTCACTTCCAAGCCTGCACAGAAGGTCATGGGGTATTGGCAGCGCCTGTCCAAAGAGGGGGTCGTCACCACAGATGATGCGTATACGGCCGAGTGGTACAAGAAGATAGTCGATGGTTCATGGGCCACAGCCGTTTGTGCTTCATGGCTGGTCGGCTCCCTGCGCGGTGTCAGTGGGGCCGATACCACGGCCGACTGGAAGGTTGCCCCGGCCCCCGTTTGGGATTCGACGACTCCGACCGTCAATTTCGGAGGGTCCTCACTCGCTGTGACTGACCAGGCCAAGCACACCGAAATGGCCGCCAAGGTCGCCATGGAGCTGTTCAAGGACGATCAGGTGCAGCATACGGCCATCACTGACAGTGGCCTCTTCCCCACCTGGACTGGGGTTCTTAATTCCCAGTCTTTCAAGGATATGACGGATCCCTTCTACGGTGATCAGAAAATCAACGAGGTCATCGCTCCGGTGGCCCTTGGTTACAAGGGATATGAGTTTCTCCCCTTCCAACCCTATGCCTATGACGAGCAGACCAAGACCTTCACCAAGATTGTCCGCGACGGTGCGGATATCTCTGCTTCCCTGGGCACCCTGAACAAGAACCTGACTATGCACGTCAGCAAGGGTTCACGGTTGAGTGAATGA
- a CDS encoding LacI family DNA-binding transcriptional regulator gives MQSRPTIKDVAREAHVSIKTVSNVINQSGSMRPETRKRVEEAIDRLGYSINISARRLKTGGSKLIGVATFDFAQPFPAMFVDAVVKTARQAHYGVVIDTYDSNGAGLVDLVDEIPRLGADGWIFLADRPVEPKSLLNQNFPVVLVGDYISGGEVDNVMMPNIAAVRDAVGRLLDSGVDRIGLIGAPDGADRQTLFTAKEGGRPMRTRGYVEAFDQVHKKIDWRIVVSGNKWISSDGERAVSNMLAVSDAPDAIVCLNDALALGAMHELQRRGYKIPDDVQIVGFDNVSEGRFANPSLTSIDPHASDFAKQAVEMLIERIQGYAGPARSRVTDYRLIERGSTWL, from the coding sequence ATGCAGAGTCGTCCGACGATCAAGGATGTGGCACGCGAGGCGCACGTTTCCATAAAGACGGTCTCCAATGTCATCAATCAGTCGGGGAGCATGCGGCCCGAGACCAGGAAGAGGGTCGAAGAGGCGATAGACCGCCTGGGGTACTCCATCAATATCTCCGCCAGGAGATTGAAAACCGGCGGATCCAAACTCATCGGTGTAGCGACGTTCGACTTCGCCCAACCCTTCCCCGCCATGTTCGTCGATGCGGTGGTTAAAACTGCCAGGCAAGCCCACTATGGCGTGGTTATCGATACCTATGACTCCAATGGCGCGGGACTCGTCGATCTCGTGGATGAGATTCCCCGACTTGGAGCAGATGGTTGGATATTCCTCGCGGACCGCCCGGTGGAACCCAAATCCCTGCTGAATCAGAACTTCCCGGTGGTGCTGGTCGGTGATTACATTTCCGGCGGCGAGGTGGACAACGTAATGATGCCCAATATCGCTGCCGTGCGTGATGCCGTGGGTAGGCTGCTGGACAGTGGAGTGGACCGCATAGGTCTTATCGGAGCCCCGGACGGTGCCGATAGGCAGACCCTGTTTACGGCCAAGGAGGGTGGTCGGCCGATGAGAACACGGGGTTATGTCGAGGCCTTCGACCAGGTCCACAAGAAAATCGACTGGCGCATTGTGGTATCGGGAAACAAGTGGATCAGCAGCGATGGCGAACGGGCTGTCAGCAACATGCTGGCGGTATCAGATGCGCCGGATGCCATAGTCTGTCTGAATGATGCCCTTGCCTTGGGTGCGATGCACGAACTACAACGGCGAGGATACAAGATTCCCGACGATGTGCAGATCGTCGGATTCGATAATGTCAGCGAGGGAAGGTTCGCAAATCCATCTCTGACCTCGATTGATCCGCATGCCTCGGATTTCGCGAAGCAGGCGGTGGAGATGCTGATCGAACGAATCCAGGGTTATGCCGGACCGGCGCGCTCGCGGGTCACCGACTACAGATTGATTGAACGCGGATCGACCTGGTTATAA
- a CDS encoding alpha-N-arabinofuranosidase, which produces MVGRVEAPNSKENGWTKLVIEDRDPIGSVDSRLFGSFVEHLGRCVYTGIYEPGHPSADGDGYRTDVMELVKELGVTTIRYPGGNFVSGYRWRDGIGNQSQRPRRLDLAWHSTETNEFGLHEMAKWLDKLGGNELMEAVNLGTQGPQEALDLLEYANIPSGTALSEQRRANGSDAPFDIRMWCLGNEMDGPWQLGHRTAQEYARIAAITAAGMRQIDPDIELAVCGSSSHSMPTFGSWERTVLEETYENINFISAHAYYQPVCNDMASFLASGTDMDGFIKDVGSIIDATKAQLKSSHDVFISFDEWNIWYQDAEQSQTPKGIGNWPVAPHLLEDIYTAADAVAFGDLLVTLLRNVDRVHAASLAQLVNVIAPIMTVPGGGAWRQTTFYPFSQAAHLSKGGTVVRSLLTGTGHQTDKYGVVDDINAVPVLCADGSLAVFAVNRSLDRSNRLTLDIGPTGSYKTVGMTTLHEEDYTLANTVEAPDQVLPRKNGQVEFLPDRNMIVAELAPVSWNVIHVG; this is translated from the coding sequence ATGGTTGGAAGAGTGGAAGCACCAAACTCCAAGGAAAACGGTTGGACCAAGTTGGTCATTGAGGATCGCGATCCCATCGGCTCGGTCGACAGCAGGCTGTTTGGCTCTTTCGTGGAGCACCTGGGCAGATGCGTCTATACCGGTATCTATGAGCCGGGGCATCCCAGTGCTGATGGAGACGGGTACCGAACCGACGTCATGGAGCTGGTCAAGGAGCTGGGGGTGACGACCATCCGGTATCCGGGCGGCAACTTCGTTTCCGGATACAGATGGCGTGACGGCATAGGTAACCAGAGCCAGCGCCCACGAAGGCTCGATCTTGCCTGGCACTCGACGGAAACCAATGAGTTCGGCCTCCATGAGATGGCCAAGTGGTTGGACAAGTTGGGCGGTAACGAGCTGATGGAAGCGGTCAATCTGGGCACCCAGGGCCCCCAAGAGGCTCTGGATCTGCTGGAATACGCGAACATCCCTTCGGGTACGGCCTTGTCGGAACAGCGCAGGGCCAATGGCAGCGATGCACCATTCGATATTCGCATGTGGTGCTTGGGCAACGAGATGGACGGTCCCTGGCAACTGGGGCACAGGACAGCTCAAGAGTATGCTCGGATAGCCGCCATAACGGCTGCGGGGATGCGCCAGATCGATCCGGATATCGAGTTGGCTGTATGCGGCTCGTCGAGCCACTCCATGCCGACATTCGGCAGCTGGGAGCGGACTGTTCTGGAAGAGACCTACGAGAACATCAATTTCATTTCCGCCCATGCCTACTATCAGCCGGTGTGCAACGATATGGCCAGTTTCCTGGCTTCAGGGACCGATATGGATGGTTTCATCAAGGATGTGGGATCCATCATCGATGCGACCAAGGCCCAGCTGAAGAGCAGTCACGATGTGTTCATCTCTTTTGACGAGTGGAACATCTGGTATCAGGATGCCGAACAGTCGCAGACCCCGAAAGGAATCGGCAACTGGCCGGTTGCCCCACACCTCCTAGAGGATATCTACACGGCCGCCGATGCGGTTGCGTTTGGTGACCTGCTTGTTACCCTCCTGCGCAATGTCGACCGTGTTCATGCGGCATCGCTGGCGCAGTTGGTGAACGTCATAGCGCCAATCATGACTGTTCCCGGAGGCGGCGCCTGGAGGCAGACGACCTTCTACCCGTTCTCCCAGGCCGCTCACCTTTCGAAGGGCGGCACAGTGGTCCGGAGCCTGCTGACCGGCACCGGCCACCAGACCGATAAGTATGGGGTCGTCGATGACATCAATGCTGTTCCGGTTCTGTGCGCCGATGGTTCCTTGGCTGTATTCGCAGTGAACCGCTCTCTGGACAGGTCCAATAGACTCACCCTTGATATCGGACCAACCGGTTCGTACAAGACGGTCGGCATGACCACCCTTCATGAGGAGGACTATACATTGGCCAACACCGTGGAGGCCCCTGACCAGGTGCTTCCCAGGAAGAACGGGCAGGTCGAGTTCCTTCCCGATCGGAACATGATTGTGGCGGAACTCGCGCCGGTGTCATGGAACGTCATCCATGTCGGCTGA
- a CDS encoding carbohydrate ABC transporter permease — protein sequence MRKRSGIKAKDAGRRRENAWGWFFTAPFGLVFLLFLVIPLIYAGYISLFSYTQLKGTVFAGLSNYARAFSDPIFLSGMWRVVLYAAVMVPVQLSFALLLALVLDTMTNRFASFSRLVFFLPYAIPVVIGALMWGFLYSKQMGPFTSIFGLFGLQPPGFLQPVGIFGSLVNVVTWQWTGYYMVILYSALQSVSPELYESARIDGASEVQIALRIKTPMISSSLVMVTVFALIGTLQFYTEPMILRNNVPSVIQPEYTPNMYAQALAFNYNQLNYSATISFALGLLVVVFSVIFMRLTRNQSGLEG from the coding sequence ATGCGAAAGCGATCAGGCATTAAAGCGAAGGACGCTGGGCGGCGTAGGGAGAATGCCTGGGGTTGGTTCTTCACAGCCCCCTTCGGTCTTGTTTTCCTGCTTTTCCTCGTGATACCGCTCATCTATGCGGGGTATATTTCCCTGTTCTCGTACACACAGCTGAAGGGTACCGTCTTTGCCGGGCTGAGCAACTATGCGCGTGCATTCTCCGATCCCATCTTCCTGTCAGGGATGTGGAGGGTGGTTCTGTATGCGGCGGTCATGGTTCCCGTTCAGCTCAGTTTTGCCCTCCTTCTGGCCCTGGTGCTGGACACCATGACCAACAGGTTCGCCTCGTTTTCCCGATTGGTCTTTTTCCTTCCCTATGCCATACCTGTGGTGATAGGTGCTCTGATGTGGGGGTTCCTCTACTCGAAGCAGATGGGGCCGTTTACCTCGATATTCGGTCTTTTTGGCCTGCAGCCCCCAGGGTTCCTGCAACCGGTTGGGATATTCGGTTCCCTGGTCAATGTTGTGACCTGGCAGTGGACCGGGTACTACATGGTCATCCTGTATTCCGCCCTCCAGTCGGTTTCGCCGGAACTGTATGAGTCGGCCAGGATCGACGGGGCTTCAGAGGTGCAGATTGCCTTGAGAATCAAGACCCCTATGATTTCCAGCTCTCTGGTCATGGTGACGGTGTTCGCCCTGATAGGGACGCTCCAGTTCTATACGGAACCGATGATCCTGCGTAATAACGTCCCATCGGTGATTCAGCCTGAATATACGCCGAACATGTATGCCCAGGCTCTGGCATTCAATTACAACCAGCTGAATTACTCGGCGACAATCTCCTTCGCTTTGGGATTGCTTGTGGTGGTATTCAGCGTCATCTTCATGAGACTGACCCGTAATCAGTCCGGGTTGGAGGGCTGA
- a CDS encoding alpha/beta fold hydrolase: MSGLTVSSHSHIHQARVNGARLVFSMNPAPREAPIILYLHGGPGDACIPVTIRCNAELERDFRFINLDQRGSGLSYHRFALDEVVTIDSMVEDIHQFVLTLLQTYQQDSLVLVGHSWGSVLGLEMARRYSSLVRHYIGLGQVVTMQGALMLRQRLSRGTLPKWGQRLVGSESSQADLVMLVRELMDRGGTRTALGILDRAMAYVRSPFYSWSALVNQQKGVRQSRARLKGELEAVDFRGVTSFGAPVTFISGRYDRHLPAMLVEQYAATIRTEHCFLLFEHSGHCPHWDEPAHFAAVVRELCLN, translated from the coding sequence ATGTCAGGCCTTACGGTTTCGAGCCACTCGCACATCCACCAGGCCAGGGTCAACGGTGCCCGCCTGGTCTTCTCCATGAATCCTGCCCCGCGTGAGGCGCCGATTATCCTGTACCTGCACGGTGGCCCGGGCGACGCCTGCATCCCCGTGACCATAAGGTGCAATGCCGAGCTGGAACGAGACTTCCGCTTCATCAATCTGGATCAGCGCGGCAGCGGTCTCTCCTATCACCGCTTTGCCTTGGATGAGGTGGTCACCATCGATTCCATGGTCGAGGACATCCACCAGTTCGTGCTCACTCTTCTGCAGACCTACCAGCAGGATTCCCTGGTTCTGGTCGGGCACTCCTGGGGGAGTGTGCTGGGCCTGGAGATGGCGCGGAGGTACTCCTCGTTGGTGAGGCACTACATAGGCCTGGGTCAGGTGGTCACCATGCAGGGGGCGTTGATGCTCAGGCAGAGGCTCAGTCGGGGAACCCTGCCCAAATGGGGTCAGCGGTTGGTGGGCAGTGAGAGCTCCCAGGCCGATCTGGTCATGTTGGTGCGTGAGCTGATGGACCGCGGCGGTACCAGAACCGCGCTCGGCATATTGGACCGGGCCATGGCCTACGTACGTTCCCCTTTTTATTCCTGGAGTGCCCTGGTCAACCAGCAGAAAGGCGTGAGGCAGTCCCGAGCCCGGCTGAAGGGGGAACTCGAAGCTGTCGATTTCCGCGGGGTCACGTCCTTCGGTGCGCCCGTCACCTTCATCAGCGGCAGGTATGACCGGCATCTTCCGGCAATGCTGGTTGAGCAGTATGCGGCCACGATACGGACGGAACACTGCTTTCTGCTGTTCGAACACTCGGGACACTGCCCGCACTGGGATGAGCCTGCTCACTTCGCCGCTGTCGTCAGGGAACTGTGCCTGAATTAA